One part of the Musa acuminata AAA Group cultivar baxijiao chromosome BXJ1-5, Cavendish_Baxijiao_AAA, whole genome shotgun sequence genome encodes these proteins:
- the LOC103985244 gene encoding uncharacterized protein LOC103985244 isoform X1, protein MIKRMSEIKHEPMTWKLFQEKFNDKYFSDCMREQKELEFLNLIQGSMTVTKYESKFTELPRFATHMTNDESRKARRFERGLRPEIRSRMSALKLQTYADTVERSLKIERDTEEIQEIIGKNKRDKFTSKSTRENEYEASNKRFKTSRFEKWKPLRRTQSCAKCGLNHETSQCFRVTGACFGCGKLDHQIKDFSLRKKKEPLFPRPSAHARVYAITEQDSKASKSVVEGILHVSKRNAKVLFDPGSNLSFVSQYFACHLDILPKPLDYMLYVTTAVGDSLATNLVYPSCLISIGDHELLADLILLEIQGFDIILGMDWLSSHHASIDCYKKIITFCIPDQPIFFFEGIRHDLPPCLISALQVYRLMQKGCFCYMVCVKEHSNQETHLDEIVVVKEFPDVFPDDLPGLPLDREGEFAIDLVSCTTPISKPPYRMAPLELEELKKQIQELLDKGFIRPSVSPWGAPVLLVKKKDGTLRLCIDYRQLNQVTIKNKYPIPRIDDLFDQLQGAQVFSKIDLRSGYYQLKIKEEDISKTAFRTRYGHYEFLVMPFGLTIAPAAFMELMNRIFQPLLDICVIVFIDDILVYSRSNQEHEEHLRNVLSILREMKLYAKFSKCEFWLNEVAFLGHVISGKGISVDPRRIEAVVEWEVPTNVTEVRRFLGMAGYYRRFVEGFSRIAQPLTKLTKKNTKFVWGDDCEQSFQELKRRLTSAPILTIPSGSEGFVVYTDASRKGLGCVLMQEGRVIAYASRQLKGYELNYPTHDLELAAIIFALKIWRHYLYGRQFEIFTDHKSLKYIFTQKELNMRQRRWIELLKDYDCVIRYHLGKANVVADALSRKSTSFMASLVVKQ, encoded by the coding sequence atgattaagaggatgtctgaaatcaaacatgagccaatgacatggaagttattccaagaaaagtttaacgataaatatttttcagattgtatgagagagcaaaaagaattggagttcttgaatcttatccagggaagtatgacggttacaaagtatgaatctaaatttactgagctccccaggtttgccacacatatgactaatgatgaatctagaaaagcaagaaggtttgaaaggggattacggccagaaataagaagccgaatgtcagctttaaaactacaaacatatgcagatacggtagaaagatctttgaaaattgaaagagacacggaggaaattcaagaaatcattggcaagaacaaaagggacaaatttactagcaaaagcacgagagaaaatgaatatgaagctagtaacaagaggtttaagacatctagatttgagaaatggaaaccactgcggaggactcagtcatgtgcaaaatgtggattaaatcatgaaacaagtcagtgttttcgggtgactggagcatgttttggttgtggaaagttggatcatcaaataaaagatttctctttgaggaagaagaaagagccactgtttcctagaccctcagcccatgctagagtgtacgctatcactgaacaagattctaaagcttctaaatcagtggtggaaggtattcttcatgtttctaaaagaaatgcaaaagttttgtttgatcccggctccaacttatcgtttgtttcacaatactttgcttgtcacttggatattctacctaaacccctggattatatgttatatgtaacaactgctgttggagattcattggcaacaaacttggtctacccatcttgtttgatctctatcggagaccacgaactccttgctgatttgattctcctagagatccagggctttgatattatacttggcatggattggttatcttctcaccacgctagtattgattgttacaaaaaaataattactttctgcataccagatcagcctatatttttctttgagggcattaggcatgatttgcctccttgcttgatatcagcacttcaagtttatcgtcttatgcagaaaggttgtttttgttatatggtgtgtgtaaaggagcattcaaatcaagaaacccacctagatgaaattgtagtggtcaaagaattccctgatgtattcccagatgacttgcctggtttacctctagatagagagggtgaatttgctattgatctggtctcctgtacaaccccaatatctaagcctccctacagaatggcaccactcgagctagaggaattaaagaagcaaatacaagaattattagataagggtttcatacgacccagtgtatccccatggggtgctccggtactattagtgaagaagaaggatggaacattgaggctttgtattgattatagacagttgaatcaggtgaccatcaaaaacaagtatcccatacctagaattgatgatttgtttgatcaactgcagggtgcacaagtattctctaagattgacctgaggtcaggttactatcagttgaagatcaaggaggaggatatttcaaaaacagcttttagaactcgatatggtcactatgaattcttggtgatgccttttggtttgacaattgcccctgcagcttttatggaactaatgaataggatatttcaaccgctcttggatatctgtgtaattgtatttattgatgacatattggtgtattcaaggagtaatcaggagcatgaggaacacttgagaaatgtattgtccatactaagagaaatgaagttgtatgcaaagttcagcaaatgtgaattttggttgaatgaagttgctttcttaggccatgtgatttcagggaagggtatatctgttgatccaaggaggatagaagctgtagttgaatgggaagtaccaacaaatgtaacagaagttagaagatttttgggcatggcaggttattacaggagatttgtggagggattttctcgaatcgctcaacctctcaccaaactcactaagaagaatacgaaatttgtatggggtgatgattgtgagcaaagttttcaagagttaaaaagaagattgactagtgcccctattctcactattccaagtggtagtgagggatttgtagtttatactgatgcttcaagaaagggcctaggatgtgttttgatgcaggaagggagagtaattgcttatgcttctaggcaacttaaaggttatgaattgaattatccaactcatgatttggaattagcagcaattatttttgctctaaagatttggagacattatttgtatggtcgacagtttgaaatcttcactgatcacaagagtttaaaatatattttcactcagaaagagttaaacatgaggcagcgaagatggatagaacttctgaaggattatgattgtgtcatccgttatcacctgggcaaagccaatgttgtagctgatgcacttagtaggaaatctacaagttttatggctagtctggtcgtgaagcaatag